A window of the Cucurbita pepo subsp. pepo cultivar mu-cu-16 chromosome LG01, ASM280686v2, whole genome shotgun sequence genome harbors these coding sequences:
- the LOC111777792 gene encoding trihelix transcription factor ASR3-like — MSDPPTTSSEPPHQQQQQHPHHYHHQQQQLLHLPLIHGGGARINTAAANSSSTVIVREYRKGNWTLQETMILITAKKLDDERRNKVTLAPPTDPTARKGGELRWKWVENYCWSHGCHRSQNQCNDKWDNLLRDYKKVRDYESRACDQQSQIPSYWKMEKHERKDNNLPSNMAFEVYQALNDVVHRKFSQRPLISNTTPTTTTTTTTTTTTPTTPLVALPPAPPPSSTVPALPPPPPTTATNSSPAVSESSSSGTESSEKKEKTKAKRRKMEDNIVRSATMLAQTLRSCEEQREIRHQEVMEVQKRCLQIEEARNHIHRQGISDVVAAIANLSAEIDDRERRRRSEGYECSYNGEEVRMLKEQNEAMQAEVMNVKTELSQLRDQMPSLMQTMMHNMLHNIPPPPPPSMDPSGSGGDA, encoded by the exons ATGTCGGATCCTCCGACAACATCATCGGAGCCACCgcatcagcagcagcagcagcaccCCCACCACTACCAccaccaacaacaacaactccTACATTTGCCGCTAATCCATGGCGGCGGCGCCCGAATCAACACAGCAGCAGCAAACTCCTCCTCCACAGTAATAGTCCGAGAGTACCGCAAAGGAAACTGGACACTCCAAGAGACAATGATTCTAATAACCGCCAAAAAGCTAGACGACGAGAGACGGAACAAGGTAACCTTAGCTCCTCCGACGGATCCAACAGCCAGAAAGGGCGGTGAGCTACGGTGGAAATGGGTCGAAAACTACTGCTGGAGCCACGGATGTCACCGTAGCCAAAATCAGTGCAACGACAAGTGGGATAACCTCCTCCGCGACTACAAAAAAGTCCGCGACTACGAATCCCGCGCGTGTGACCAACAATCCCAAATTCCCTCTTACTGGAAAATGGAGAAACACGAGCGTAAGGACAACAATCTTCCTTCCAATATGGCGTTTGAAGTTTATCAAGCCTTAAACGACGTCGTCCACAGAAAGTTCTCTCAAAGACCTCTTATTTCCAATACTACccctactactactactactactactactactactactactccTACTACTCCTCTTGTTGCTCTTCCACCAGCTCCGCCTCCTTCCTCCACCGTCCCCGCCCTTCCCCCACCACCACCCACGACGGCGACCAATTCCTCCCCGGCGGTTTCAG AGTCATCCTCATCGGGGACGGAGTCGAgcgagaagaaagagaagacgAAGGCAAAGaggaggaaaatggaagataataTTGTGAGAAGCGCTACGATGTTAGCTCAAACGCTGCGGAGCTGCGAGGAACAAAGGGAGATCCGACACCAAGAGGTTATGGAGGTTCAAAAACGTTGCCTTCAAATCGAAGAAGCGCGCAACCACATTCACCGCCAAGGGATTAGCGACGTCGTGGCTGCCATCGCCAACCTCTCGGCTG AAATAGATgatagagaaagaagaagaaggtcgGAAGGATATGAATGTTCATACAATGGAGAAGAGGTGAGAATGttgaaagaacaaaatgaagcAATGCAAGCTGAGGTTATGAATGTGAAGACTGAGCTTTCCCAACTTAGAGACCAAATGCCATCTCTCATGCAAACCATGATGCACAATATGCTCCACAACatccctcctcctcctcctccttccatg GACCCATCTGGATCGGGGGGAGATGCTTAG